Proteins from one Mugil cephalus isolate CIBA_MC_2020 chromosome 15, CIBA_Mcephalus_1.1, whole genome shotgun sequence genomic window:
- the ftr83 gene encoding finTRIM family, member 83, whose translation MSDEDGCHLCKEDLRDPVSIPCGHEFCSICLKTYWDHADHTGSYSCPQCRVSYNKRPTPRRIGSSRHSTMQRNTESFPPPPPSPDYNYAGPQDVGCDICIGKKHKAVKTCLMCLASYCERHLKPHYESSTFKRHKLVDEIGHLDRQICPQHQKGLELFCRTDQMCICVLCTVKEHKGHDMVSAEQERAEEQQRLGATQAEIQEKIHDRLKQMEELKQAVDSLKNSAHRTLQECEKMFADMMRSIERMQQEMSKLITTNKRAALSNAEGHMERLSHEISDLRRRDNEITQLSRTEDHIHFIQSYHMLIAQTEAEELPTVSVNPYFSFGPVTKAVSEMKQHLNDFSNEELVKVAKSVNKMSFCELDDSKKKRSIKSEEAAMYKSVPVHEPKHRDDFMRYACQLTLDPHTAYRQLYLSRSNRKATLKRDPQDYPDNPARFDSLPQVLCKEPLSGGPFYWEVDWSGEGAAIGVTYRGIKRIGYGDSCRIGYNRKSWSLFCSDSSYSARHNKDQIDVNAPYSSRIGVFLDHAGGTLSFYAVGDTMSLIHRFKASFSEVVYPGYWVWYDSAITLIQM comes from the exons ATGTCTGACGAAGACGGGTGCCACCTGTGCAAGGAAGATCTCAGGGACCCTGTGTCCATCCCGTGTGGCCATGAATTCTGCTCTATTTGCCTGAAGACCTACTGGGACCATGCTGACCACACTGGCTCGTACTCCTGCCCACAGTGCAGGGTCTCTTACAACAAGAGGCCCACTCCGCGACGAATCGGCAGCTCCCGGCACTCCACCATGCAACGGAACACAGAATCCTTTCCACCGCCACCTCCTTCCCCGGACTACAACTACGCGGGACCCCAAGATGTGGGATGTGACATCTGCATTGGCAAGAAGCACAAAGCCGTCAAGACCTGCCTGATGTGTCTGGCCTCCTACTGCGAGAGGCACCTCAAGCCTCACTATGAGTCCTCCACTTTTAAGAGGCACAAGCTGGTGGATGAAATCGGCCACCTCGACAGGCAGATCTGCCCGCAGCATCAGAAGGGTCTGGAGCTGTTCTGTCGCACTGACCAGATGTGTATCTGCGTGCTGTGTACGGTGAAAGAGCACAAAGGTCACGACATGGTGTCGGCCGAGCAGGAGAGAGCGGAAGAACAG CAACGACTGGGTGCCACCCAGGCTGAGATCCAGGAGAAAATTCACGACCGCCTCAAGCAGATGGAAGAACTAAAACAAGCAGTGGACTCCCTCAAG AACTCAGCCCACAGAACGCTGCAGGAATGTGAGAAGATGTTTGCAGACATGATGCGCTCCATTGAGAGGATGCAGCAGGAGATGTCCAAGCTGATAACCACCAACAAGAGGGCAGCGCTCAGCAACGCCGAGGGTCACATGGAGCGTCTGAGCCACGAGATCTCTGACCTGAGGAGGAGAGACAACGAGATCACTCAGCTGTCCCGCACTGAGGACCACATCCACTTCATCCAG AGCTACCACATGCTGATAGCccagacagaggcagaggagttGCCTACCGTAAGCGTCAACCCCTACTTCAGCTTCGGCCCGGTGACTAAGGCCGTGTCAGAGATGAAGCAGCACCTGAATGACTTCAGCAACGAAGAGCTGGTGAAGGTAGCCAAGTCAG ttaaCAAAATGAGCTTCTGCGAGCTGGATGACTCCAAAAAGAAACGCTCAATAAAAA GTGAGGAAGCTGCCATGTACAAATCTGTTCCTGTCCACGAACCCAAGCACAGGGATGATTTCATGAGAT ATGCTTGCCAGCTCACTCTGGACCCACACACAGCCTACAGACAGCTCTACCTATCCCGCAGCAACCGGAAAGCTACCCTCAAGAGAGACCCCCAGGACTACCCTGACAATCCCGCCAGGTTCGACTCCCTGCCCCAGGTCCTGTGTAAAGAACCCCTCTCTGGCGGCCCCTTCTACTGGGAGGTAGACTGGAGCGGGGAGGGGGCTGCCATCGGAGTCACCTACAGAGGCATCAAGAGGATAGGTTACGGCGACAGCTGCCGCATCGGCTACAACCGCAAGTCGTGGAGCCTCTTCTGCTCTGATTCCAGCTACTCAGCCCGCCACAACAAGGACCAGATAGATGTCAACGCGCCCTACTCCTCCCGCATCGGGGTTTTCCTGGACCACGCCGGGGGTACTCTCTCCTTCTACGCTGTAGGGGACACCATGTCTCTCATCCACCGCTTCAAGGCCTCTTTTAGCGAAGTTGTCTACCCAGGCTACTGGGTGTGGTATGACTCAGCCATCACCCTTATCCAGATGTGA
- the ruvbl2 gene encoding ruvB-like 2, whose product MATTKVPEVRDITRIERIGAHSHIRGLGLDDALEPRQVSQGMVGQLASRRAAGVILEMIKDGHIAGRAVLIAGQPGTGKTAIAMGIAQSLGPDTPFTALAGSEIFSLEMSKTEALNQAFRKAIGVRIKEETEIIEGEVVEIQIDRPATGTGAKVGKLTLKTTEMETVYDLGNKMIDSLSKEKVQAGDVITIDKATGKISKLGRSFTRARDYDAMGAQTQFVQCPEGELQKRKEVVHTVSLHEIDVINSRTQGFLALFSGDTGEIKAEVREQINAKVCEWREEGKAEIIPGVLFIDEVHMLDMECFSFLNRALETDLSPVLIMATNRGITRIRGTNYKSPHGIPIDLLDRLLIIATSPYTEKETRQILKIRCEEEDVELSEEAHTVLTRIGMETSLRYAIQLISTAGLVCRKRKGTEVQVEDIKRVYSLFLDEARSSQYMKEYQDSFLFNETQTAAMDTS is encoded by the exons ATGGCGACTACAAAGGTTCCGGAGGTTCGTGATATCACACGGATCGAGAGAATCG GTGCACATTCTCACATTCGTGGCCTTGGTCTGGATGATGCTTTGGAACCAAGACAG GTGTCTCAGGGGATGGTTGGCCAGCTGGCCTCCCGTCGAGCAGCAGGGGTCATCTTGGAGATGATCAAAGACGGCCACATAGCTGGCAGGGCAGTGCTGATCGCGGGCCAACCTGGCACAGGAAAGACGGCCATTGCAATGG GGATTGCCCAGTCTCTTGGCCCGGATACACCATTCACAGCACTGGCTGGCAGTGAGATCTTCTCCCTGGAGATGAGCAAGACAGAGGCACTCAACCAAGCTTTTAGAAAAGCCATTGGAGTGAGGATCAA agaagagacagaaataattGAAGGAGAAGTGGTGGAAATCCAGATTGACAGACCGGCCACTGGAACG GGTGCAAAGGTGGGCAAGCTGACTCTTAAGACTACTGAGATGGAGACAGTATATGACCTGGGCAACAAGATGATTGACAGTCTCAGTAAAGAGAAAGTCCAAGCTGG AGATGTTATTACCATCGACAAAGCCACTGGGAAGATTAGCAAGTTAGGCCGTTCTTTCACCAGAGCCAGAGACTATGATGCCATGGGAGCTCAG ACACAGTTTGTACAGTGTCCGGAGGGAGAGCtgcagaagaggaaggaggtggtCCATACAGTGTCCCTCCATGAGATTGACGTCATCAACAGCCGCACGCAAGGCTTCCTGGCCCTTTTCTCTGGAGACACCGGAGAGATCAAGGCCGAGGTCCGGGAGCAGATTAATGCTAAAGTGTGCGAGTggagggaagaaggaaaggCAGAGATCATTCCAGGG GTGTTATTTATTGACGAGGTCCACATGCTGGACATGGAGTGCTTCTCGTTCCTGAACCGTGCCCTAGAGACTGACCTGTCCCCAGTTCTCATCATGGCAACAAACAGAGGCATCACTCG CATTCGCGGCACAAACTATAAGAGCCCTCACGGTATCCCCATCGACCTGCTGGACCGCCTGCTCATCATCGCCACCTCCCCATACACCGAAAAAGAGACGAGGCAGATCCTCAAGATCCG gtgtgaggaggaggatgtggagctgAGTGAGGAGGCTCACACGGTCCTGACTCGTATCGGCATGGAGACGTCGCTGCGTTACGCTATCCAGCTGATCAGCACCGCAGGACTGGTGTGTCGTAAACGCAAA GGAACTGAAGTTCAAGTGGAGGACATTAAAAGGGTTTACTCTCTGTTCCTGGATGAGGCCAGATCATCTCAGTACATGAAGGAGTATCAGGATTCCTTCCTCTTCAATGAAACAC aaactgctgccATGGATACCTCGTAA